The Lathyrus oleraceus cultivar Zhongwan6 chromosome 5, CAAS_Psat_ZW6_1.0, whole genome shotgun sequence genome includes the window CTCCTTTCAGCTTCCAGGAACTGGAAACATCATAAGTGATCATTGCAATTAAGAGCTAGAAGACCTTGAGTGTCATGCATTAAAGAGCATATGTGATTAGACTTCCACAGGCAACGTATGAGACACTCAAGATCCTCTATAAAAGCATGAAACCATAGGTGTTGAGGATACGTGGAGCATATATGTCCTTGTCTCCCTTACTTGGATCCTAAACTACCTGAGGGATCTCGCCCCTGAGAAATATATTCGCCTATTCCTCGAGTGGAGCTTTCCTTGACTTATTTCTTCAGGTTCCCCTCTTAGATGAAGCGCTTTATCTCTTTTTTGAGTTGGTAGCAGTTCTTCGTTTAATGTCCATTGACCTTGAGGAACTTGCACCAACTATGGGGATCTAGCCCCATGACGTCTACCTTGGGAGCTAATGGATGGGGTATGTTATGTATATGTAAGACCTCTTGCCATATCTTCCACTAGAGGGCGTTCAAGGGAGTGAAACTTTCAGTGGGCTTTCCACTTTGCTTGAAGGTTGTTGTATCCCTCATGGGTGAAGTGTATTGACTCCTTTGTGAGTTATCCATATTGGGGTGTTTTTTTGCATCTCAAACCTTCTTTTAAGCATTTCTCTCCTCTTTCTTTATGTAGCATTCTGCCGGAGTCACCACTTTGGCCATGGATATAGCTTGTCTTTAAGCGAGTGATTCATTGAAGTGTCCTACCCTGACCCATTCTTAAATTCTCCCGATAACATCTCCTGGTTCATATGAACCATATTGTTCGTCTCCTCGCTAAAGTGGGCGAGGTACTAGTTCAAAGACTCACAAGGCCTTGACAAATGTTGAATAGGCTAGTGGTAGTCATGTTTTTGTGCCTTCTTGTGACGAATTGATATATTAGCTTTTTCACCAATTCCTGATAGTTTGTGACAAAGAGCTAGGGGaggcccatataccatctcagagtTGCATCTCTAAAGATACTAGATAGAAGTTTGTATTTCAAAGAGTCAGATGCCTCAATGATGGTCATTTGAGTATTGATTGAGATGACATGTTCAAACAGGTTGTTGTGCTCATCGAACTTAGCCAATGATGGCAACTTAAAGTTCTTTGGGACGTGTACCTCTCATATCCCATCTGATAAATGTTATAAGTCTCATATTTTATAGTTTTCACGCATTTGTTAGCTTTCAACTATATAAACAATAAAGTCTCACGTTATGTTGTTTACACACATAGGATAATTTGAACACTATATAAAGAGTTTTAATTTATAAAAAGTACACAAAAACTTATTTCTGAGATTTCTCTTTTGCTTGATAAACATTTCAAGCAACTTCTCTCATTTCTTTTATGTCTTTTTTGAAAAATTGTATCTTTGAGAAACTTCATTTCTTCATAAGTTTGAGCAGTTTTAATATCATATTTAAGTAAATTTAGTATCTTATTTCCTAAATGTTGTACATCTTCGATACAATTTATAATTAGATTATTTTATCTTAAGGACGACGTGTTTAAAATTCTATCTGCATAATTTTAGACAATATTATGAAATATCTTAAAGAAAATAACTTAATACCGGATTCATCTTAATAGTCTCTTTAATGGGTGAAACAATTTTTAAAATAACTTTAAATTATGGTTAAAACTATGAACCAGTTGGATGTTGAATAATGTGTATTCAATTGTGTTATTATCATAAAAGTTTTAATTTTTTGACAAATAATTAAGCATATTACTACAATCAAATATATTAATGTGAAGTTTCATAAGAATACGATGGTTCACAAAAACAAAACCAAAGttatttactttttttttattttactgCATCTCATCTGGTTGCTTTTAAATGACATTTATATTTCCATCATCAAAACATGGAACATAGATGGTACTGTAATTTGGTAGGCAAGTAAAGTTAAAAGGTGAATTATACCTGACCTGAGTAGAACATAGAATAGAATAGCAAAGTCAAATTTCAAACAAGCAGGCCACTAATTTGTATATATTATCAGCCGTCCTATCCTATAGTATAATCAATCTTTTAGCATGCTATAGGATATAGATTAGGGATTTTCATGGTCGGaatataataaaattaattataattgtattatattatattttaattaatgTTTGTTACAATAATAGAATTAGTTCCCTTTTGCTTTTACAACTAAAATTTAACTTATTAATATGAATTGAGTTAGAAATCATCAAAtcaataatatataataaaataatttattaatttataaaaGATAATCTCATAAGAAgtaaaaatattaataattaattttaaaatatgtATACTTTTCTGCCACAAgaataatttttaatttatataatCTAAAAATTTAAAAACCTCTTAAGCTTTTTTTTATTAAGTAAAAGCCTCTTAAGttaaaacatttaaaaataattattatttttaaaatacatatatgtatttaaatttaaatttaaaatttgtaacaaacaaaatattttttataaatatagTTTTAATCTAAAATGTTTAAATGTTATCGAAAAAATATAACATTTATAATATAGCcatttatataaataaaatagagAAAAATGTTTTTTATCAATCAAAGTAAAATTAATGGTCATTTTATAACTATTCTGAAAAGATTGGAACCTTGTCTTATTAAGGTACAAAGATAAGCTCTTTTTCATAAAttataaatttaaatttttgCATCTTATTAATGGAGTAGAGACTCGTGAAcaatatataataaaattatttaGTTATTCATGATTTTTTTAAGTGAAACTTTTTATTTTGTAGTGTCaacaatttttataaaaataactTCCTTACTTATTAagtttttattaattttttaatttaaaatattacAAAAGAGTTTAGAGAAAAAAAGTAATTGATTCACGGTGACTATTATTTAAAAATCTTTGAGTGTGCAAAGAAATCATGATACTATAAAATGATATTATCTTATGTATTATATCTTATgcatatttttttaataataaagATGGTCTGAATCCATAAATAAAGAAAGACTAAAATATAAAATAGTGATATTTTTCTAAAATCATCGTCTAACAAACTTATAATAAACTTCGACGCAACATAAAAACTATATGTTCAAAATCTTCATTACAACTTCAACACATTTATTTGTCTCTCTAAACGAGCATACCATCTTCACAATCTCATGAGTCTCGATTAACCGTCGAATCTTCTTAATCAAGGTCAAGCCTTCAACCCCACTCTGTATTCCCTTCTCTATAGCTTGCACTATAACCACAAAATCCACATTAATCTAAACCATATGCAATCCTAACGATTTAGTGAGATTAAACCCTTCAAAAACACCAAAAGCTCTGCCATAAAAGCCTTGTAATGCCCCCTGAAGATTTAGCAAAATCGCCCAACTAATGTCATGCGCGTCTCTGATAGCCCACAACCAACTAAATTGTTTTCCTTGCATTCATGTTCATTTTCACGATATTTCTAGGATAAGGCTTCAAACGAATCACCCAGGCCGATTTAACTCTATCCATAACTATAGTATTCATGTTCTTTGCAAATTCATATTCCTTTAACCTTTAAAAGATATAAGGTCCCAAGTCATAAGGTCTCATAAACGACTCATCATGCTCTTTTTTCTTACGCCAAGTTCACAAAGAATGGAAGACCATTTCCCAATAACTTCTCCACTCAGTACCATAATATTTTCTCACTTTGAGATTCAACATGATCCAGTCTAATAAGCCTGTATGAAAAAACTTATGGAATACTATGTTAGGCACCATTTTCTCCCATATTTACATGGCTTTAGGGCGTTTACTAACGACATGCATGGTAGATTCACAAATATTCTCACATAAATTACACATAGAGAGTCTCATTCCTTTTCTGCTTTTGATAAAATTGGTGAGCAATCTATCATGCTTCAAGAGCCACACAAAACACTTTACTCTCTCCGGAACATTGAGGTCCAAAAGCATCCTTCGCACCTCATCCACAGTCTCCTCATCTAGATTGGACATTGTTATATACGTTTCTTTTACCAAAAAAACACCACCGCCAATACCAACCACGATAAATTCATCGCTTGCATAATCAGCTTTTGAAAGGAGAAGTGATTGAATTTTATACAACATCGCTTGAGGCATCCTATTTTGCATCTTCTGCCGATTCCACTTTCCATTCTCATCAACCAATTCAATCACATTCACTTTTATTAGTTCTTCGAGAATTAACATGTCATATTCACTGATACAAACCCTTATCTCAGTGGGTGCACAAGGTTGAAGATAAAGATGATGAAGATGGAGGGAGAGAAAAGGGAGAAAATAGATCTAACTAACTTTTGAGAGAAACTATATTGATTGCAATTTTAAATTCTATTACACGTTTGGTTTATATACACGAACAATAATGTCACATAGGCGAAAAATGCTAACCTACACTAGTTAGGTTAAATTTAACAAAACTAATGTTACAACCATAAGCTAAACATCCCTTATGGAATAGCCACATCAAAAGATTATGCTTCTAATTAACAATACTAGTTATGAATATGGATTACTTCTAacatcatcccttaattcatattcagctaactaaactctacaacaccaattccatccctcaAGTGGATAAAGTGTTTAGTCTTCAAAACTTTAGTCAGAACATCTACAAGTTGCTTCTGAGTACTACAATGCACAACTTCTAGTGCTCCATTCTGAATACGATTCCTCATAAACAAAACTTCGTGTCAATATGCTTGTTTCTTCCATGTAGCTCTGAAATTTTTGCAAGGCTTATGACTGATTTGTTGTCAATCATAAGCTTCACAAGCTTGTTCActttgatcttcagatcctgcaaaAAAATCATAAGGCAAATAGCTTGACACACAGATAAAGCACCTACAATGTACTGAGCTTCACAGGTTGACAATACAACCATCGGTTACTTCTTGGAGCACCAAGAGGTAGGACCTCCCAGATACTTGAAAAATTATCCAGAAGTACTTCTTCTGTTAACTCTGTCTCCATACAATCAGTATCTGAATAGCACATCATCTCTGATTCATACTTGACACTGGAATGGAATAACACTCCATATTTCAGAGTCCCCTtaatatacctcagaatcctgacagaAGCTTGGTCATGTGACCACTTTGGTTTGTTCATAAACCTACTTACTATTTAAAAGTTGTAGCATCTATATCATCACTCTCAACGTCAGAATCCAATTTGTGATTCATTTCATGTCTAGCTATAGGCGTAAACACATCAAAGTAATCTAACCCATatttctgtagaaatcctcttGATACTAAATTTGCCTTGTGTTTGCCAATTGATCCATCTGGCTTCAGTTTTACCTTGAAAACCCATttgacgctgatggctttcttgaTCTTTGGAAGCTCAGTCAACTCCCAAGTCTTGTTTATTTATATTGTCTAAAGGTAttctttcatggccttcatccacactttcttcttgagcACTTCTTTAAAACTAACAGGTTCAAAGTCTACTAATTtgacacactgaataacttcCCCTTTATAGTCTATCTCAGTATCTTGCAACAAATCAAACTCTGCAAATCTCTGTAGTATTTGACGAATTCTCTATGGTCTGGTTTTAGAGGTTGGACTACCTTTAGAAGCTTCACCTTCAAAAGGTCCACCTTCATAGGCATGACCAGGGTCAGAGGTTGGATTACCACTATAATCTGAATCATCATTTGATTCACCTTCTGAGTCTTCTTCATATTAAGAGTTATTATCAGACTCTGACTCATCTTCGAACTCAGAATAACCATCAAACTCTAACTCATCTTCAGAGGCAGAATCCCCTTCAGAAGCATATTCTCCTTCAGAGTTAgaaatatcttcagaagttaacttGAGAAGTGTATGAAGCAgtcacctcatgctcaattccatttTCCTCATAGAACTTTCTGAACTTTGTAGAGTTATACTCACATCTGCCATCAGTTCTGAGAATTTTCAGCTTCTGACCACTCTGTTTTTCAGCCTTCACCTTGAACTTCTGAAATGCAGCAAACACCTCATGCTTAAACTTGATGAGTGTTACCCATTCcattcttgtgaactcatccacaaatgacacCAAATATTTGtttcctccaagtgaaggtacttcGAATGGTCCAAAAACATTAGAATGTACCACTCTTAAAGCATGTTTTGCTATAGGGGCTACTTCTGATGCAAATTGCAATCTAGGTTGCTTACCCTTCatgcatatctcacatgacttctCAAGCTTCACATCTTGGGAATGTCATATATCAGCTTCTTAGAATTCAGATGCTCTAAGCTTCTAAAATTAAGATGCCCAAATATCTTTTGCCATAACTCACTCTCACCTTCTTTGCCTTACGTACTAAGGCATTTTGTTTCAGTTATCTCCACATTCACCTTGAATATTCTGTTGCTTCCATGCTCAGATTGCATAATCAGCTTATGATCAaaatcatacaacttcaagagattgttcttcatagtaactgagaaacctttctcaatgAGCTGACatacactcatcagattgctcttcatgccaggaacatacAAAACATCCTTGATCATAACAGTTTTACCATTCTTCACCTTCACTTTGATATTTTCCATACCTTCAACATTGAGGTATTTATCATTAGCACATCTGatttttgttctctttttagagtcaaagtcaaccaaccattatttgtttccagttaggtgatttgagtagtcaatgtccatataccaccagtctaccAAATTTACGCCATCATATTCAGAAGCCATAAATAGCAAAggttcatcatcagaatctcctATGGCTATGTGTGGTTCTTATgatttcctttccttgtttgaccaacagtcaGTAGCAAAGTGTCCAAACTTCTTACAATAGTAGCATTGAAGTTTCTTCTTATCAAACTTCTCATTTCCCTTATGATGTTTCTTCTCATCAGAATTGGAGATTTCTAACTTCTGAAAACCACCACCATGTCTCTTCTTGGCTTTTGACCAAAACTGCTTTTGACTCTTCTTCCCAGAAGACGTCTTCAGAGCCTGCTCTACCTCTCTTTCAGAGATTCTCtcagtcagacgcaactcttgtgcctctagactGCTTTGCAGCTCTTCAATCGTCATGGTACTTAGATCTTTAGAATGTTCAATTTctacaacaatgtaatcaaattgaggaGTAAGTGATCTCATTACCTTCTCAACGATTACTTGTTCTAACAAAGTTTTTCCACAAGATTTCATCTTATTGGTGGTTagaatcactctagagatgtaatCAAGTATCGTCTCATTGTCCTTCATGTTGAGATCTCATATTGTTTACGTAGACACTGgagcttcaccttcttcactgatgcatcaccaCCGAAGCACCGTACCAGTGTGTCCCACACAACCTTCACCGTCGTCGAATcaacgattttctcaaacacgttcaCATCCATACACCGATGGATATAGAACAATTCCTTTTGATCTTTCTTCCTCGTTTCTCTTTGCACGTTTCTCTATGCTTTTTTCGCATCCGTCGTAACCGGAACACAACCGTcgttgacgagatcaagaacgtcttgagcgccaaacaacacacgcatctgaATCGACCACCGATTCCAATTCTTTCCATCAAACACCAGAAGCTTTGTATTCAAACTATCATTTTCGCCGTTCATCTTCGATTTTGTGCACTGAAACTCACACAGATCTCACCAAACACTCGTGTTTCTCAATCCCGCAAAATCAAAAAATGTGATTCTGTTACGATTTCGATCGTGAATTCATCACGGAATTAAGAAACGAAATCAATCATACACACCTCACCGTACACCCGTGTTTCCCTGTGAATCTTCCCTGTAAATAGAACCAGACTCTGATACtaattgttggtgcacaaggttgaagatgaagatgatgaatatAGAAAGAGAGGAGAGGGAGAAAATAGATCTAACTAAATTTTGAGAGAAACTCTATTGATTGCAATTTTAAATTCAGTTACACATTTGGTttatatacacaaacaataatGTCACGTAGGCGAAAAATGTTAACCTACAAAAGCTAGGTTAAGTTTAATAAAACTAATACTACAATCAGAAGGTAAACATCGCTTCTGGAACAACCACATCAGAAACTTCAACTTCTGATTAACAATAATACTTAtgaatatgaattacttctaacaATCTCCAGCCAACTATCACTCCATACTTCGATATTCCAACCAAATTAAACATATGACAAAATATGATAATCATGTCTATATAATATTCTATTAATTCCTATTTATTTATTATCTATTTGTTTCTTATAAATTATTTTGGCACTTTTGCAGATATTAAAAAAGttataatttttaaataaaaaagaGAAGTTAGAAAAGATTTTATAAAATTATTCTTTATTAATAAtattgaaaaaataaattaaaagtttaaaaaaaattaaaaatatagtagaaaaataatattaataatttCTTGATAATGACtataattttttttcaaagtggcatataataaaaaataaaggaaaaaaatattatattattttGTATCTTATTTTCTTATATATAAGAGAGCGATTCCATCTGCATCTCATACAATACACACCCCGCACAATCTAATTGCCAAGATATCACTACAACATTAGTATGAATTATTTGAGTATAAACAGTAAGACGTTTTCATTTATTATTTTTGCTCAAGGTTTTGCAAAAATAAAAACGAAACCTCTGTTGTTCACTTCATTTGTACCAACAAATGAACAATTATTTTCTCCCCTTTAACCACACAATGAAGATCAAAACAAAATCCACCTCAAAGCCATATATTAATTCAGCAAAGTATCATCAAATAATACATTATGCTTAAATATATCAAAAACAAGTAGTCAACACACTTTCAGTTGCTtcaaaaaacataaaaaaataacACCAATGTCAATGGTTGCAATAACAGAAAATAAAGGTACAAAATAGTTGAATCCAACCAGACATACTTTCTGTCCTTCATAATCTTCCCATGTTTCCATATCTGGTACACAATGCCCCTGCATAACAACATTCAACATACAAATTTAATCGGTCTCCGATCGTAATCTAGGCAACATTACATACAAAAAATTGTATTTCGCGACGCAATGTGACCGCGATTGAGGCTTCATCAGCAATATTTTATAGTATTTTCTCGCAATGTCAAGAGTAATGACATCAAAATCTTAGTGGAATACCTGATAGAAAATGAAGATTGCAGCATTATGCAGTTCATGTTTCTGGTTAATGATGAGAATTAGAAGACGACGATGGCTGTTCTGAGCCAACTCCGTGGTTCTCATCCTCTCCTTGAATTCTAGCAGGAATACAGAAACCTGTCAAAGCATCAGACAAAAACCTGCTACCAAATATCGAACCGTGGTGAATAGGCTGATGAGATTTTTGATTATGATGATCGACAGATGAATCCGCCATTGGAATATCATTCCAAGGACGAAGCGATGGCGAAAAACTGGACTGAAGGGTCCCCCTATGGGAGGAAAAGGCCGAACCTTGGCCTAGAAACGACGCGGGCGAATTATTAACCATGAAACCTGTTCTATTCATGTTCATATTCATATTCATATTCATATCAGTTGTTGTTCCATGATGATCATTGTTCCAATTCACAATCCTATGATAATTAGCATCAAATCCAACATGGTTTGATTCAGAGAAAAGTGTTTGATCATTGGAACCTGAATTGTCTTGGAATGAATGAAGAGAAAGACCAAGATCCTGTGTTGAGTTGTTTGTTCTTGAGATTATATCAGAAGAGTAGCTTTGAAAATTCATCGAATCGCCAACAGAACTCGTCGGAAAAAACGCGATAGCATCATTATCAATACTTGATTGAATGAAACCTGAATGGTTATGATTCTGCTGCAAATTGTAACCAGAAGATTCTGAATTTTCCGCCGCAATAACCATTTTACTTGTTTCTAAACCATTATTGTTATCCTCCTCCTCTTGAAACCCTTCTGTTGCATTTTGAATTGGATTCCATGGAGGAAGCTCATCAAGTTTATCAATAGCAGACTTAGCCTTCTTGATAAGCCAATCAACAGCTTTACTCGGCCTATCGTAGCCGAGCCGATCTTGAACATCGTAGAATTGTATCGCGGTGTGCGCAGATAATCGAACGCGCCGATCGCGAGGGCCTTTCGCAGTATAAACCTTACTATGTCTATCTTTTCTACCTGTTGATCTAACAATGTGACCTCCTTGAACTTGAACTATTTCTCCACCAGTACTCTTCATTCCCATTAATTTCTCTAGTTTGAAAATTTCAAAACAATGCTTCTATTGTGCTTATGATGTTTTTTTTCTAATGTGCAATTTGATGCCACTTGGTTTAAAGTTTATGCCTCAAAATTCTTGATTATGACATCCACTATAAGAGTTGGATTCTTTTTGGATTCTAACTGATGTTGAATTTCTTATAGATTTTCTTCATCTGCAGCTACAAACAAACCAAAACATGTAATCGAAAGAAACCTCTCATGTCATCATGTGAATGAatgaacatgaatggagtataCAAAACAACAAAAGTAAATCACTCAATGTTTTGCTTATGGGATTTGAACCAACTCATGTGCTAAAAGAGAGTAAAAGGACATAGTAAATAAATTAATGAAGTTGAGAATCCCAAAAATTTATGAAGATAATAGTATAAAATTTGTTAAGCTTTTTTGAACATTGATTTTAATGAGAAAGGGTAAAAACACAAACTACAATAGGACATTGAAAACTGTGATGCATGTCACATGGGGTTCAGAAGGTTTATGAGTGGAGGATGCAGAATGAGGGGAAGAAAAAAATGGTACCTTTGGCCTATGAGAGGTTGTAGATGCTTGTGAAAAGAGTGACAAAGTGTGCAATGAGAGAAGAGAGTAAAGATCTTTTTGGTCTTCTTTTAGCCCCACAAATGCTATTGTAACATTACAACAACTTGTCTTCAAACTCAAACTATAGTATCTAGTATTATAAGTCATTTCTTTTTTAGTTCAACATTCAACTATCTAAAATATCTAATCACAAGTTTGTTCATTATTACATcaatttgtttttaattatttattaaaaaaacataAGGTTTGTTATATCTATGATGCTTTTAGTAAAATAATGTTTAAAAGATGTGAATTTAGTTTAATGTCGGTATAATATGGCATGTAGTTGGTATGATTAAGGTGGTGGATGATATAGAAAGGTAGTAGTACCTCTCAATAGGCAATGCCATATCTTGTACCCACACCACAACCTTTGATAATGACATGTAACAGCTTTTTTGGTTTCTTTCTTATCTCTTTCTACTTTATGTGGTTTTTCACTTTTCACTATTAACAAATGTTTGATTTCATTAAAAGGAACAACATCCACTGTTTCCTCTCAAAACACTGAAAAGATGCACATTTTGCTCGACTACAACAAGGGGGTGCACTGCAGACTATGCATTAATCAAGAAAGATATTTAATACAACAAATAACTTTCTTTTTTTAGGCTTCATTTTAATGCAAAACCTTACCATGCTCATTCTGGTTACTTGCATAAGTATCACATCTTTTTTTTACTTGTGGggtaaataaataaataaaattgtACAATAGATTATCTTAAAGGTacttattttaaaatattttattttttatagaTATAATACTTAATACGGAATGAAAATAAAATTTATggataattaaaaaaatataacGTATACTAAAAATTAATATGATGAAATGATAATGTTGGATTATGTTTTTTAGCCACATTTAACATGAgccatttttaaaaaaaaagataaataattatttaaaaagAGTATATAAGAAATACTCCAATTGTTACCCAAAGAATGTTGGATTTATTCCATGGGAACTAATTAAGCATATGCTTATTACACGTGCACGTGCTTTAAGGTCCACAAATGGATCGAATTTGCCAAATGAGCTCTCCATTATATAAAGAAACAACAAGTGCCATTGTTTCATTCTTGATTACGCCATGTTAGATATTGGTAAGATTTGAAGCTTAAttgatttttttcttcttttttataTAGGCTAttatttggaattttttttttttttaaggtgaACAAGTTAATATTAATTGAAGTGGTTTAATTaaagttaaattaaaataattaCTTCATATAAATATCGAACTCATTGGATTATAGAGTATCCGCGTTACTACTGAGACTAGGGGTGTGCGTGATTCAAAACCCAAACCAAATAGAATAAAATATATGGATCAGTTTGGTTTTTAAAACCACTTTGATAAAATCGGTTTATATTTTTAAAATCGGTTTATGTTTGGATCGGTTTGGTTAATAACCGGTTtgtattaaaaaaattaatttttgtttGGATCAATTTTAAAACCAAATTTCCCTCAAATTTAATTTCCATTCCAACAACTTCTTAACTCTATCCAATCGCTCTTGAAATCAATCACTATTTCTAAATTTCAAtctaaaaaatcaaaattaaataattacctataagatagaaaaaaaatcaattttaaaaaaagaGTTTTAAATCGGTATTTTTCAAACCagttttttattttctttaaaaaaatagttttataaaaaaacaattttataaaaaaaacaatttaaaaaaaattataaaaataaatcaggtttaaaagaaataattttatagcaaaaataattttaatttcTTTAACCTGCCTTTTTATTTCAACTAGTTTTAAACTTAGTTTATGTTAAAAATAGTTATTTAAAAAAACTGCTTTAAATTTAACTCTTATAATCTCCACAAACAATATCATAATCTCCACAAATAATATCTTGATTAAAAACAGAAATAATTTCATTGAATTTGTTACTAGACTAATTAACAACAATAAAATTCTTCAACCTACACTATGAATATAACAAAATATGAAACATGAAGAATCTTTATGTTTTTTCACTTCTAGTTCCATAAGCAATTAATCAGCTTCTTCTACAATAAGCTTAATGctgcataaaataaaatgaaattacAAGAATGTTAGCATATTCAAAAGTGAAAACAGTGAAATTACAAGTCTATTTTACATTTTAAGACATGGACGACCCGATTTCTAAGACCATGTCTCGAACAAAATCTAACTTAAACTCATTATCTCAAAAAAGAATATATTCAAGTTAAGGAGCCTAGTTTAAAGTACAAAAATATGAGACCCGTGTAAGGGAAGATTCAGTAACACATTAAGTCAAAACAAATCACGCAACAACATAAACCCACAAGTGCAGAAAATGCACATATAATAAATTGAGTAGAATATGCAAAAACAAACTTTAGAATTCTTTACCGTTAAATCATCTTCGAG containing:
- the LOC127086956 gene encoding transcription factor TCP4 — encoded protein: MGMKSTGGEIVQVQGGHIVRSTGRKDRHSKVYTAKGPRDRRVRLSAHTAIQFYDVQDRLGYDRPSKAVDWLIKKAKSAIDKLDELPPWNPIQNATEGFQEEEDNNNGLETSKMVIAAENSESSGYNLQQNHNHSGFIQSSIDNDAIAFFPTSSVGDSMNFQSYSSDIISRTNNSTQDLGLSLHSFQDNSGSNDQTLFSESNHVGFDANYHRIVNWNNDHHGTTTDMNMNMNMNMNRTGFMVNNSPASFLGQGSAFSSHRGTLQSSFSPSLRPWNDIPMADSSVDHHNQKSHQPIHHGSIFGSRFLSDALTGFCIPARIQGEDENHGVGSEQPSSSSNSHH